The following are from one region of the Bacillus methanolicus MGA3 genome:
- a CDS encoding biotin/lipoate A/B protein ligase family protein: MDEALSLLRQEEWRVIDQSALGVHFSALQSFGMDDALCASVGTGLAPATARSWVHHHTIVLGIQDSRLPHLEEGLEFLESKGYQYIVRNSGGLAVVLDEGVLNLSLILPEKEKGIDINRGYDTMWLLVKEMFADFQKEIEAKEIYGSYCPGSYDLSIGGKKFAGISQRRLRSGVAVQIYLCVNGSGSERAQLLKEFYSISKKQVQTKFQYPKIKPDVMASLSELLGVDLTIQDVMLRFLKVLKQYSANFYAGQLTEAEIPLFDSYYNRVIERNEKMLGLIER, from the coding sequence ATGGACGAGGCGCTTTCGTTATTGCGTCAGGAAGAGTGGCGGGTTATCGATCAATCAGCTTTAGGCGTTCACTTTAGTGCGCTGCAGTCTTTTGGCATGGATGATGCTCTTTGTGCTTCGGTAGGAACAGGCTTGGCTCCGGCAACGGCGAGATCTTGGGTCCATCATCATACCATTGTATTAGGCATTCAAGATTCAAGGCTGCCACACTTAGAGGAAGGGCTTGAGTTCCTTGAATCAAAAGGTTATCAATATATTGTCCGAAATTCCGGCGGGCTTGCAGTCGTTCTTGATGAAGGGGTATTGAACCTCTCTCTTATTCTTCCTGAAAAAGAAAAAGGAATTGATATAAATCGAGGCTATGACACAATGTGGCTTCTTGTCAAAGAAATGTTTGCTGACTTTCAAAAGGAAATTGAAGCGAAAGAAATTTACGGCTCCTACTGCCCGGGAAGCTACGATTTAAGCATCGGAGGAAAGAAATTTGCGGGAATTTCACAGCGGCGCCTTCGAAGCGGAGTAGCCGTACAAATCTATCTGTGTGTGAATGGAAGCGGGAGCGAAAGAGCTCAGCTGCTGAAAGAGTTTTATTCAATTTCGAAAAAACAAGTACAAACGAAATTTCAATATCCGAAAATTAAGCCTGATGTTATGGCTTCATTATCCGAGTTGCTGGGAGTAGATCTCACTATTCAAGATGTGATGCTCCGGTTTTTAAAAGTTCTAAAACAGTACAGTGCGAATTTTTATGCGGGCCAGCTGACAGAAGCGGAAATTCCGCTTTTTGATAGCTATTACAACCGTGTTATTGAACGAAACGAAAAAATGTTGGGATTGATTGAAAGA
- the pta gene encoding phosphate acetyltransferase has translation MSDLFAGLKQKITGKNLKIVFPEGMDERILKAAGRLAEENVLTPILIGNIEEIQAKARSLNVSLDAMEIYDPSNYAMMDELVQAFVERRKGKATEEDARKILLDENYFGTMLVYTNKADGLVSGAAHSTADTVRPALQIIKTKEGVSKTSGVFIMVRGDEKYVFADCAINIAPDSNDLAEIAIESAKTARMFDIEPRVAMLSFSTKGSAKSPETEKVAAAVQEAKSRDPQLVLDGEFQFDAAFVPSVAKKKASDSPIQGDANVFVFPSLEAGNIGYKIAQRLGNFEAIGPILQGLNRPVNDLSRGCNEEDVYKLSLITAAQAL, from the coding sequence ATGAGTGATTTATTTGCAGGATTAAAGCAAAAAATTACAGGGAAAAATTTAAAAATTGTATTTCCGGAAGGAATGGATGAACGCATTTTAAAAGCAGCGGGAAGACTCGCAGAAGAGAATGTTTTAACACCAATTCTTATCGGAAATATTGAAGAAATTCAGGCGAAAGCTCGTAGCCTTAACGTATCATTGGACGCAATGGAAATCTATGATCCGTCAAACTATGCGATGATGGACGAACTTGTCCAAGCATTTGTTGAAAGACGGAAAGGGAAAGCAACAGAAGAAGACGCACGCAAAATTTTGCTTGACGAAAACTATTTTGGAACAATGCTTGTCTATACAAACAAAGCAGACGGCTTAGTAAGCGGTGCGGCTCATTCGACAGCAGATACGGTTCGTCCTGCTTTGCAAATCATTAAAACAAAAGAAGGCGTGAGCAAAACATCCGGTGTATTCATCATGGTGCGCGGAGATGAAAAATATGTATTTGCAGACTGCGCCATTAATATTGCTCCTGACAGCAATGATTTAGCAGAAATTGCGATTGAAAGTGCAAAAACAGCAAGAATGTTTGATATTGAACCACGTGTTGCTATGTTAAGTTTTTCAACGAAAGGTTCTGCAAAATCACCGGAAACAGAAAAAGTTGCTGCAGCCGTTCAAGAGGCAAAATCACGCGATCCACAACTTGTTTTAGATGGAGAATTCCAGTTTGATGCTGCGTTTGTTCCATCTGTTGCGAAAAAGAAAGCTTCGGATTCACCAATTCAAGGAGATGCAAATGTATTTGTATTCCCAAGCCTTGAGGCAGGAAATATTGGATACAAAATTGCTCAGCGATTAGGAAACTTTGAAGCCATTGGACCGATTCTTCAAGGATTAAACCGTCCTGTAAACGACCTTTCTCGCGGTTGTAATGAAGAGGACGTTTACAAACTCTCATTAATTACAGCTGCTCAAGCGCTGTAG
- the hemQ gene encoding hydrogen peroxide-dependent heme synthase: protein MSEATLTLDGWYSLHDFRAMDWTAWKMLSSDERQAAIHEFLGLLEKWNATQNRKEGSHVLYTIVGQKADFMMMILRPTMEELNEIETEFNKTKLAQYTIPTYSYVSVVELSNYLPSEEDPYKNPQVQARLYPILPKSKYICFYPMNKRRQGNDNWYMLPMEERRKLMKSHSMIGRKYAGLVKQIITGSVGFDDYEWGVTLFSDDVLQFKKLVYEMRFDEVSARYGEFGSFFVGNLLEEDRISKFLHVN, encoded by the coding sequence ATGAGTGAAGCAACACTAACTCTCGATGGCTGGTATAGTTTGCATGATTTCCGCGCAATGGATTGGACTGCATGGAAAATGCTTTCTAGTGATGAACGCCAAGCAGCCATTCATGAGTTTTTAGGCCTTCTTGAAAAATGGAACGCAACTCAAAACCGCAAAGAAGGAAGCCACGTTCTATACACAATTGTTGGCCAAAAAGCAGATTTCATGATGATGATTTTACGCCCTACAATGGAAGAATTAAATGAAATTGAAACTGAATTTAACAAAACGAAATTAGCTCAATATACAATTCCAACCTATTCTTACGTATCTGTGGTTGAACTTAGCAATTACTTGCCTTCTGAAGAGGATCCTTATAAAAATCCTCAAGTTCAAGCGCGTCTTTATCCAATTCTTCCGAAATCAAAATATATTTGTTTCTATCCAATGAACAAGCGCCGTCAAGGCAATGACAACTGGTACATGCTTCCGATGGAAGAGCGCCGCAAATTAATGAAAAGCCACAGTATGATCGGCCGCAAATACGCAGGCCTTGTGAAGCAGATCATTACAGGTTCTGTCGGATTTGATGACTATGAGTGGGGCGTTACGCTGTTTTCAGATGATGTTCTTCAGTTTAAGAAGCTTGTTTACGAAATGCGCTTTGATGAGGTCAGCGCACGTTACGGCGAATTTGGTTCCTTTTTTGTAGGAAATCTTCTGGAAGAAGACCGAATCAGCAAATTTTTACACGTAAATTAA
- the gerQ gene encoding spore coat protein GerQ produces the protein MNQTNPYANYSTYPQGFGNFQYVAQGQGLRQQAGFGSQQHGFPSPQAGGPMYSVPMPQSTPTTGPQIPGMLPIEESYIENILRLNKGKLATVYMTFEDKESKVFKGIIEAAGRDHLIISDPQTGTRYLLPMVYLNYVTFDEEIEYVYPFSGGPGLASYPPR, from the coding sequence ATGAATCAAACGAATCCTTATGCAAATTATAGTACCTATCCTCAAGGCTTTGGCAATTTTCAATATGTGGCTCAAGGCCAGGGCCTGCGCCAGCAAGCAGGCTTTGGTTCACAACAGCATGGCTTTCCGTCTCCGCAAGCTGGAGGACCTATGTATAGCGTTCCTATGCCGCAAAGTACGCCTACAACAGGGCCCCAAATACCGGGAATGCTTCCCATAGAAGAATCATACATTGAGAATATTCTTCGTTTGAATAAAGGAAAGCTTGCGACTGTTTATATGACATTTGAAGACAAAGAATCGAAAGTTTTCAAAGGGATTATTGAAGCAGCCGGAAGAGATCATCTTATTATCAGTGACCCGCAAACCGGAACACGCTATTTGCTGCCTATGGTTTACTTAAACTACGTTACTTTTGATGAAGAAATCGAATATGTATATCCATTTAGCGGCGGGCCTGGACTGGCATCATATCCTCCGAGGTAA
- a CDS encoding DUF423 domain-containing protein: MKLFIILGAINAFLSVALGAFGAHGLEGKIEPKYMEIWKTGVTYQMFHAAGLLVIGILLGKVPVNSLLSLSGWLMFIGIVLFSGSLYVLSVTRISVLGAITPFGGISFLAAWVLLVIAAAKYL; the protein is encoded by the coding sequence ATGAAACTTTTTATTATACTAGGAGCCATTAATGCTTTTTTATCAGTAGCTTTAGGAGCTTTTGGAGCGCATGGACTGGAAGGGAAAATCGAGCCTAAATATATGGAAATATGGAAGACCGGTGTTACATATCAAATGTTTCATGCTGCCGGATTATTGGTCATCGGTATTCTTTTGGGTAAGGTCCCGGTTAATTCTCTGTTGTCCTTGTCCGGTTGGCTCATGTTCATTGGGATTGTGTTGTTTTCAGGAAGTCTTTACGTTCTAAGTGTAACCCGGATCAGTGTTCTCGGGGCAATTACTCCATTCGGAGGAATTTCATTTCTTGCTGCTTGGGTGCTGCTTGTGATTGCAGCTGCGAAATATTTATAA
- a CDS encoding YwdI family protein, with product MNISIQKLLGKIEHELQAAKSISSASLVREKIYAIKTMCDLILEESQTDLTAQVESSKFVSASTSGTLHVQPPRRMEMEDDANGESIFDF from the coding sequence ATGAATATTTCTATACAGAAACTGCTGGGAAAGATCGAACACGAATTACAGGCGGCAAAAAGTATTTCATCCGCTTCGTTGGTTAGAGAAAAAATTTATGCGATTAAAACGATGTGTGACTTAATTTTAGAAGAGTCACAAACCGATTTGACGGCACAGGTGGAATCTTCCAAGTTTGTGTCTGCCTCTACGTCAGGAACGTTGCACGTTCAACCGCCCCGGCGCATGGAGATGGAAGATGACGCAAACGGTGAGTCAATTTTCGATTTTTGA
- a CDS encoding uracil-DNA glycosylase yields MEFTEKTFRNDWGPLLAGEFKKSYFIKLQSFLEEEYKTKTIYPPKTEIFNALHLTPFKDVKAVILGQDPYHGPNQAHGLSFSVKPEVDIPPSLKNIFKELNDDLGCFIPNNGYLVKWAKQGVLLLNTVLTVRKGQALSHKGKGWETFTDRIITLLNEREKPVIFVLWGRPAQKKQKLITNDKHFVITSPHPSPLSASKGFFGSRPFSKINKILNELGEKEIDWQIENI; encoded by the coding sequence TTGGAATTTACCGAAAAAACTTTCAGGAATGACTGGGGACCGCTTTTAGCAGGTGAATTTAAGAAATCATATTTTATAAAGCTGCAATCTTTTCTTGAGGAAGAATATAAAACGAAAACGATTTATCCTCCTAAAACCGAAATATTCAATGCTTTGCACTTAACCCCTTTTAAGGATGTAAAAGCAGTGATTTTGGGCCAAGATCCATATCATGGCCCAAACCAGGCGCATGGCCTCAGTTTTTCCGTAAAGCCTGAGGTTGACATTCCGCCGTCTTTGAAAAACATTTTTAAAGAGTTAAACGATGATCTCGGATGCTTTATTCCGAATAATGGATATTTAGTAAAGTGGGCCAAGCAAGGTGTCTTGCTCCTTAATACTGTCTTAACCGTAAGAAAAGGACAGGCTCTTTCGCATAAAGGGAAAGGCTGGGAAACTTTCACGGATCGCATTATCACTCTATTAAATGAACGGGAAAAGCCGGTTATTTTTGTATTATGGGGCCGTCCGGCACAGAAAAAGCAAAAATTGATAACCAACGATAAACACTTTGTCATTACTTCTCCTCATCCGAGCCCTTTGTCTGCTTCCAAAGGCTTTTTTGGAAGCCGTCCTTTTTCAAAAATTAATAAAATATTGAATGAATTGGGCGAAAAAGAAATTGACTGGCAGATTGAGAATATTTGA
- the moaD gene encoding molybdopterin converting factor subunit 1, with translation MNKILFFAHLRDLVGEEFVQIDASGKTIAELKKLIAEKFGIEIPKSVMTAINEEFARNEEVIKDGDTIAFIPPVSGG, from the coding sequence ATGAATAAAATCTTATTTTTTGCTCATTTGCGGGATTTGGTCGGCGAAGAATTTGTGCAGATAGATGCAAGCGGTAAGACAATTGCAGAACTAAAAAAGTTAATTGCTGAAAAATTTGGGATTGAAATACCGAAATCTGTAATGACAGCCATTAATGAAGAATTTGCAAGAAATGAAGAAGTCATCAAAGATGGAGATACAATCGCTTTTATTCCGCCGGTAAGCGGGGGATAA
- a CDS encoding molybdenum cofactor biosynthesis protein MoaE, producing the protein MNYEITKEPINIQSVIDKVIQREAGAITTFIGTVRELTNGKKTLFLIYEAYEAMAVKKLEQIGNEIQERWKGAKVAITHRVGKLDITDVAVVIAVSTPHRADAYEANRYAIERIKEIVPIWKKEHWEDGEEWVGNQLETVAYPTGKPEVVDLDE; encoded by the coding sequence ATGAATTACGAAATAACGAAAGAACCAATCAACATTCAGTCGGTCATTGATAAGGTTATTCAGCGTGAGGCTGGCGCTATCACGACTTTTATCGGGACGGTGCGCGAGCTGACAAATGGAAAAAAGACGCTGTTCCTTATTTATGAAGCATATGAGGCAATGGCTGTAAAAAAATTGGAGCAGATTGGAAACGAAATCCAGGAGCGGTGGAAAGGTGCAAAAGTTGCGATTACTCATAGAGTTGGGAAATTAGATATTACGGATGTTGCTGTCGTGATTGCGGTATCGACTCCCCACCGTGCTGACGCTTATGAAGCTAATCGCTATGCAATTGAGAGAATCAAAGAAATTGTGCCAATTTGGAAAAAGGAACATTGGGAAGACGGGGAAGAATGGGTCGGCAACCAGCTGGAAACCGTCGCTTACCCGACTGGAAAACCGGAGGTGGTAGATTTAGATGAATAA
- a CDS encoding molybdenum cofactor guanylyltransferase, which produces MQATGIILAGGKSRRMGTNKALLKIDGLTIIERIAAEIRKITTEIIIVTNNFADYQFLNLPMVEDKIKGKGPLAGIQAGLAESKNEKNLIVACDMPFISAQLGEFLLQTLDEYEAAVPEVSGTLHPLYAAYRKETIGAVNRALDDENLKIRHFLQMVNTKIVKEDEFPFTLKEEYLYNMNQTNEYEHALRMHHEKKKR; this is translated from the coding sequence GTGCAAGCAACGGGAATAATTCTTGCCGGGGGAAAATCAAGGAGAATGGGAACAAATAAGGCGCTGCTAAAAATAGATGGATTGACAATCATTGAACGAATCGCTGCAGAAATTAGAAAAATAACCACTGAAATTATTATCGTAACCAATAATTTTGCAGATTATCAATTTCTGAATCTTCCTATGGTTGAGGATAAAATCAAAGGAAAAGGACCTCTGGCTGGAATTCAGGCTGGTCTGGCTGAAAGCAAAAATGAAAAGAATTTAATTGTTGCTTGCGACATGCCTTTTATCTCCGCCCAACTTGGGGAATTTCTTTTGCAAACACTTGACGAATACGAAGCAGCCGTCCCTGAAGTTTCCGGAACGCTTCATCCTCTATACGCCGCCTATCGAAAAGAAACAATTGGAGCGGTGAATCGCGCCCTGGATGATGAAAATTTAAAAATCCGGCATTTCCTTCAGATGGTGAATACAAAAATTGTGAAGGAAGACGAATTTCCTTTTACGCTGAAGGAAGAGTATTTATATAACATGAATCAAACAAACGAATATGAACACGCCCTAAGAATGCACCATGAAAAAAAGAAAAGGTAA
- the pdxK gene encoding pyridoxine/pyridoxal/pyridoxamine kinase codes for MTMKKVMTIAGSDTSGGAGIQADLKTFQELGVYGMTALTTIVTMDPKNHWHHNVFPIAIETLEVQLETILSVGIDAMKTGMLGSVEIIELAAKVIDENKLDKVVIDPVMVCKGEDEVLHPETAEALREVLVPRATVVTPNLFEAWQLAKTGPIKTIDDMKEAAAKIHELGAKYVLIKGGSKLQHEKAVDLLYDGKEYQFLESEKIDTTYTHGAGCTYSAAITAELAKGKTVFEAVKLAKDFITEAIRHGFKLNQYVGPTMHCAYRKFGAGRLEHAAN; via the coding sequence ATGACAATGAAAAAAGTAATGACGATTGCCGGATCCGATACAAGCGGAGGCGCCGGCATTCAGGCAGATTTAAAAACATTCCAAGAGCTCGGCGTCTATGGCATGACAGCGCTGACAACGATTGTGACAATGGATCCTAAAAACCACTGGCATCATAATGTGTTCCCAATTGCAATTGAGACATTGGAAGTACAATTAGAAACAATCCTTTCGGTCGGAATTGACGCGATGAAGACAGGCATGCTCGGATCAGTTGAAATCATTGAATTAGCAGCCAAAGTAATTGATGAAAATAAATTGGACAAAGTCGTCATTGACCCTGTTATGGTATGTAAAGGGGAAGATGAAGTGCTTCATCCGGAAACAGCGGAAGCTTTAAGAGAAGTGCTTGTCCCGCGAGCAACAGTCGTTACGCCAAATCTTTTTGAAGCGTGGCAGCTTGCAAAAACAGGTCCAATCAAAACAATTGATGATATGAAAGAAGCTGCAGCAAAAATCCATGAACTTGGTGCAAAATATGTGCTCATAAAAGGCGGAAGCAAACTGCAGCATGAAAAAGCAGTCGACCTTCTATATGACGGAAAAGAGTATCAATTTTTAGAGTCTGAAAAAATCGATACAACCTATACTCACGGAGCCGGTTGTACGTATTCTGCCGCTATTACTGCAGAACTGGCAAAAGGAAAGACTGTTTTTGAAGCTGTGAAACTAGCAAAAGATTTTATTACGGAAGCAATTCGCCACGGCTTTAAATTAAACCAATATGTCGGACCGACTATGCATTGCGCATACCGCAAATTTGGCGCAGGCCGTCTTGAACATGCTGCAAATTAA
- a CDS encoding YojF family protein, with protein MEPVISEKVQNEINSFANKKVYLHLETTNGAYASHYNQSIFSAGAFIRNAQIQYEHGKITGNGPYRVGLKMEFGWVYAEGITHFEIDENGRLLLAGHDFNGKLAVALQISLTPFE; from the coding sequence ATGGAACCTGTGATTTCTGAAAAAGTTCAAAATGAAATCAATTCATTTGCCAATAAAAAGGTTTATTTGCATTTAGAAACAACCAATGGGGCATATGCTTCCCACTATAATCAATCCATTTTTTCTGCTGGAGCTTTTATCCGAAATGCCCAAATTCAATACGAACACGGGAAAATTACCGGAAATGGCCCATACCGTGTTGGACTTAAAATGGAATTTGGATGGGTGTATGCAGAAGGAATTACCCATTTTGAAATCGACGAAAACGGGCGGCTTTTGCTCGCCGGCCATGATTTTAACGGCAAACTCGCAGTAGCGCTGCAAATCAGCCTGACCCCATTTGAATAA
- the bshB2 gene encoding bacillithiol biosynthesis deacetylase BshB2, whose amino-acid sequence MENERQILIVFPHPDDEAFGVSGTIASYTRNGIPVTYACLTLGEMGRNMGNPPFANRESLPKIRKQELQEAAKILGIKDLRMMGLRDKTIEFEDEEKLTKMISSLIEELNPSLIITFYPGYSVHPDHDATGAAVVRAVERIPEQDRPKLHCVAFSNNCEEELGPPDIVNDVSAVKDIKMKAMKAHKSQTQAMTAEMEEKLKKNDPQVLAWLQNERFWTYNFSAPTNTFHPPL is encoded by the coding sequence GTGGAGAATGAACGGCAAATATTAATTGTTTTCCCCCATCCTGACGATGAAGCATTTGGTGTTTCCGGCACAATTGCCTCATATACCCGAAATGGGATACCTGTAACATATGCATGTCTGACACTCGGAGAAATGGGGCGGAATATGGGAAATCCCCCGTTTGCTAACAGGGAGAGTCTTCCGAAAATCCGAAAGCAGGAGCTTCAGGAAGCTGCAAAAATTCTCGGCATTAAAGACTTAAGAATGATGGGATTAAGAGATAAAACGATTGAGTTTGAGGATGAAGAGAAATTGACGAAAATGATATCTTCTCTCATTGAGGAATTAAATCCATCGTTAATTATCACGTTTTATCCTGGCTATTCTGTACACCCCGACCATGATGCAACAGGTGCCGCAGTTGTCAGAGCAGTTGAGCGGATACCGGAACAAGACCGGCCGAAACTCCATTGCGTTGCCTTCTCCAACAATTGCGAGGAGGAATTGGGGCCACCGGATATCGTGAATGATGTCAGTGCAGTAAAAGATATAAAAATGAAAGCTATGAAAGCCCATAAGTCACAAACGCAGGCTATGACAGCAGAAATGGAGGAAAAACTGAAAAAGAATGATCCACAAGTTCTCGCTTGGCTGCAAAACGAAAGATTTTGGACGTATAATTTTTCTGCTCCAACAAATACTTTTCATCCGCCTTTGTAA
- a CDS encoding hemerythrin domain-containing protein, which translates to MEFSPCHMLQNGSVALCPALQQLVAEHGPLNEEKQALFDAAKQIGNNDEQSNWKEELLQLREKVTLFLSHLDPHSEREEGVLFPMMSKYIGNTTGPIAVMEYEHDQAKRNIAAFLEKTKMLDEEVNKEEAKELASYVINAYLILTEHFMKEENVLFPMAEQMLSDEEKEELAKHLM; encoded by the coding sequence ATGGAATTTTCTCCTTGCCATATGTTGCAAAATGGTTCGGTAGCTTTATGTCCTGCTCTTCAGCAATTAGTAGCTGAGCATGGACCATTAAATGAGGAAAAACAGGCATTATTTGATGCTGCGAAGCAAATTGGAAATAATGATGAACAATCGAATTGGAAAGAAGAATTATTGCAGCTGCGCGAAAAAGTAACATTATTTCTTTCTCATCTTGACCCGCATTCGGAGCGTGAAGAAGGCGTACTGTTTCCAATGATGTCGAAGTATATCGGAAACACGACTGGTCCTATTGCAGTAATGGAGTATGAACACGACCAAGCAAAACGGAATATTGCCGCATTTCTTGAAAAAACAAAAATGTTAGATGAGGAAGTGAACAAGGAGGAGGCAAAAGAATTAGCTTCCTATGTCATCAACGCATATTTGATTTTAACTGAGCATTTTATGAAAGAAGAAAATGTCCTCTTCCCTATGGCTGAACAGATGCTATCTGATGAGGAAAAAGAAGAACTTGCAAAACATCTAATGTAA
- a CDS encoding ABC transporter ATP-binding protein gives MRNDEVIVSTRNVFKSFGKQNVLKDINLEIIRGEIFGLLGPSGAGKTTLVKQLVGLDLPTSGENFVFQKRMPSLSLIERIGYMAQSDALYGELSAKENLEFFAALYGLKGKRRQTRIKEVMEIVELSEHLNKLVSNYSGGMKRRLSLAIALLHEPELLILDEPTVGIDPVLRKNIWNSFYDLKKKGTTLIVTTHVMDEAEKCDRLGMIRNGELIAVGTPDELKINTNTATLEEAFLVYGGVES, from the coding sequence ATGCGAAATGATGAAGTCATTGTTTCCACAAGGAATGTTTTTAAGTCATTCGGTAAACAGAATGTCTTAAAAGATATTAACCTGGAAATTATTCGCGGGGAAATATTCGGCCTTCTTGGCCCATCCGGTGCAGGCAAAACAACACTCGTAAAGCAGCTGGTGGGGCTTGATTTGCCAACAAGCGGAGAAAATTTTGTTTTTCAAAAACGGATGCCTTCTTTGTCTCTTATTGAAAGAATCGGTTATATGGCTCAATCCGATGCGTTATACGGGGAACTTTCAGCAAAAGAAAACCTTGAATTCTTTGCAGCACTATATGGATTAAAAGGAAAGCGGCGTCAAACAAGAATAAAAGAAGTGATGGAAATTGTCGAGTTATCAGAGCATCTCAACAAACTCGTTTCCAATTATTCAGGCGGAATGAAACGGCGTTTATCGCTGGCGATTGCCCTGCTTCATGAGCCCGAACTTCTTATCCTTGATGAGCCTACTGTCGGCATTGATCCGGTTCTCAGAAAAAACATTTGGAACTCTTTTTATGATCTTAAGAAAAAAGGCACAACATTAATTGTTACCACACATGTGATGGATGAAGCGGAAAAATGTGACCGGCTCGGAATGATTCGCAACGGGGAACTAATCGCAGTCGGAACCCCTGATGAATTGAAGATAAACACAAATACTGCAACTCTTGAAGAAGCCTTTCTAGTATATGGAGGTGTGGAGTCATGA
- a CDS encoding ABC transporter permease, whose protein sequence is MRVGALIIRILRQFIRDKRTMALMIFAPILVLTMLHLVFNGKDYEPKIGLVNVPQAVQDQLNLQNAHLSNYKNSKLAKKELEEKKLDAYIVFDRQIPSIMLEGSDPSVNGAVLKWFQEAFKPLQQTGTTMEPYISYLHGSKDMGQFDYFGPVLLGFFVFFFVFLIAGVSFLRERTTGTLERLLSSPLRRWEILTGYILGFGIFTMLQAGIIAWYAIYVLGMLMEGSFGYVLLITLLLSLTALTLGIFLSAFANNELQMIQFIPIVVVPQIFFSGLFNLETISKWLSWIGPFTPLYYGADALRDVMVRGYGWNDIYVDLLVLAGFSAIFITLNIFALKKYRKI, encoded by the coding sequence ATGAGAGTAGGTGCGCTGATCATCCGTATTTTACGGCAATTTATCCGCGACAAACGAACTATGGCTTTAATGATTTTTGCCCCGATTTTAGTTCTGACAATGCTTCATCTCGTTTTTAACGGAAAGGACTACGAGCCGAAAATCGGACTCGTCAATGTTCCACAGGCTGTTCAAGATCAATTAAACTTACAAAATGCGCATCTATCAAATTATAAAAATAGTAAACTAGCAAAAAAAGAACTTGAGGAAAAAAAGCTGGACGCTTACATTGTGTTTGATCGGCAAATCCCGTCCATCATGCTCGAAGGAAGCGACCCTAGTGTCAATGGAGCTGTTTTAAAATGGTTCCAAGAAGCATTCAAGCCTCTTCAGCAAACTGGAACAACAATGGAACCATACATCAGCTATTTGCATGGGTCCAAAGATATGGGGCAGTTTGATTACTTTGGGCCGGTGCTGCTCGGATTTTTTGTCTTTTTCTTCGTATTCTTGATTGCCGGAGTTTCATTCTTAAGGGAAAGAACAACCGGTACGTTGGAAAGGCTTCTATCAAGCCCGCTGCGCCGCTGGGAAATACTCACTGGTTATATTCTCGGCTTTGGAATTTTTACGATGCTTCAGGCTGGGATTATTGCTTGGTACGCCATTTATGTCCTCGGTATGTTAATGGAAGGGTCATTTGGCTATGTCTTGCTGATCACTTTGCTTTTGTCCTTGACAGCTTTAACACTTGGAATCTTTCTGTCGGCATTTGCAAATAATGAATTGCAAATGATTCAATTCATTCCGATCGTCGTAGTGCCGCAAATTTTCTTCTCCGGATTGTTTAACCTTGAAACCATTTCCAAATGGTTAAGCTGGATTGGACCGTTCACTCCGCTCTATTATGGCGCGGATGCACTCCGAGATGTCATGGTTAGGGGATACGGCTGGAATGATATTTATGTTGATTTACTCGTCCTTGCAGGTTTTTCTGCCATATTTATCACGTTAAATATTTTTGCGTTAAAGAAGTACAGGAAGATTTAA